The following proteins are encoded in a genomic region of Arcobacter suis CECT 7833:
- a CDS encoding ABC transporter substrate-binding protein — MRIIEILFKSKIILIILLFTFAYSKEKVTLQLKWFHQFQFAGYYVAKEKGFYDEVGLDVDIKQRDLRFNNIQQVIDEEAHYGVADSALLLYKMRNEPVVIVAPIFQHSPNVLISLKSSGIDSPYALNNKNISFYGNDIDSFAILAMLKKMDIKPNFVAKREANDYLKLLNKEIDLSSAYLSNEPFYFKEKNIDVNVINPINYGFDLYGDMLFTNKNEAINHPDRVEKFKKATLKGWDYALKHKEEIVQLIHNKYNNKKSIEHLRFEANVIEEMIDIKDATLGSSDKGRFQYISELYKDYGLSENSLNIKDFIFGDFKNNLNLTKEELNYIKNKKEMTYCIDPNWMPFEKIIDSKHVGITADYFKIFEQKLGIPLKLVPTSSWKESLTFVENKKCDIISLLISTQKRKEFLNFTKTYIQSPLIIVTRIDELFIPNISDIENKKIGIVKDYAYVEVLKKKYPNINISEVENIEDGLNKVKNKELFGFIDTLTTVSYAIQNKFIAQLKISGKIDENWDLSIGTRVDEPLLNDIFNKAIGTLTFEDKQIIFNKWIPINIGESTNYKVIALWVFGTIFLFGIILFIFINANLKLKIEIKKRKKIETRLKSFNKLIDEHIISSSTDLKGFITDVSSAFCRISKYSREELIGQNHNIVRHPDISSEIYKDLWNTISANKIWKGDIKDRAKDGVDYWIHITISPKFDEFNNKIGYISIKQDITDKKIIEQISITDGLTNIYNQRYFNDFSTKFINSAKRENQFISFLIMDVDYFKQYNDTYGHQMGDNALKKVANTLTESTTRANDYCFRLGGEEFGILFKCQNKEKAFEFANKILKNIQNLKIEHKSSNVSEHITVSMGLISDYASNIMDIDDIYKKADKLLYMAKESGRNKVVNE, encoded by the coding sequence TAATTGAAATTCTCTTCAAATCTAAAATAATATTAATAATTTTATTATTTACATTTGCATATTCTAAAGAAAAAGTAACTCTTCAATTAAAATGGTTTCATCAATTTCAATTTGCAGGATACTATGTTGCAAAAGAAAAAGGTTTTTACGATGAAGTTGGATTAGATGTTGATATAAAACAAAGAGATTTAAGATTTAATAATATTCAACAAGTAATAGATGAAGAAGCACACTACGGAGTAGCTGATTCAGCTTTATTGTTGTATAAAATGAGAAATGAACCAGTTGTTATTGTAGCTCCTATATTTCAGCATTCTCCAAATGTTTTAATTTCTTTAAAAAGTAGTGGAATAGATTCTCCTTATGCTTTAAATAATAAAAACATTTCATTTTATGGAAATGATATTGATAGTTTTGCAATATTAGCAATGTTAAAAAAGATGGATATTAAACCAAATTTTGTAGCAAAAAGAGAAGCTAATGACTACTTAAAATTGCTTAACAAAGAGATAGATTTATCTTCTGCTTATTTGAGTAATGAACCTTTTTATTTTAAAGAAAAAAATATAGATGTTAATGTTATTAATCCAATAAATTATGGATTTGATTTATATGGAGATATGTTATTTACAAATAAAAATGAAGCAATAAATCATCCAGATCGTGTCGAAAAATTTAAAAAAGCAACACTAAAAGGTTGGGACTATGCTTTAAAGCATAAAGAAGAAATAGTTCAATTAATTCATAATAAATATAATAATAAAAAATCTATTGAGCATTTAAGATTTGAAGCAAATGTAATTGAAGAGATGATAGATATAAAAGATGCTACTTTAGGAAGTTCAGATAAGGGACGTTTTCAATATATTTCAGAATTATATAAAGATTATGGTTTATCAGAAAATAGTTTAAATATAAAAGATTTTATTTTTGGAGATTTCAAAAATAATTTAAATTTGACTAAAGAAGAGTTAAATTATATAAAAAATAAAAAAGAGATGACTTATTGTATTGATCCAAATTGGATGCCTTTTGAAAAAATTATTGATTCAAAACATGTGGGTATCACAGCAGATTATTTTAAAATTTTTGAACAAAAATTAGGTATTCCTTTAAAACTTGTTCCAACTTCAAGTTGGAAAGAATCTTTAACTTTTGTAGAGAATAAAAAATGCGATATTATTTCTCTTCTTATATCAACTCAAAAACGAAAAGAATTTTTAAATTTTACAAAAACATATATTCAATCTCCTTTGATTATAGTAACAAGAATTGATGAACTTTTTATCCCAAATATTTCTGATATTGAAAATAAGAAAATAGGTATAGTAAAAGATTATGCATATGTTGAAGTTTTAAAAAAGAAATATCCTAATATAAATATTTCTGAAGTTGAAAATATTGAAGATGGTTTAAATAAAGTTAAAAATAAAGAATTATTCGGATTTATTGATACTTTAACCACCGTTTCTTATGCTATACAAAATAAATTTATTGCCCAATTAAAGATTAGTGGAAAAATAGATGAAAATTGGGATTTAAGTATTGGAACAAGAGTTGATGAACCTTTATTAAATGATATTTTTAATAAAGCAATTGGTACTTTGACTTTTGAAGATAAACAAATAATTTTTAATAAATGGATTCCTATAAATATTGGAGAATCAACAAATTATAAAGTAATTGCACTTTGGGTTTTTGGAACAATATTTTTATTTGGAATTATTCTTTTTATATTTATAAATGCAAATTTAAAATTAAAAATAGAAATTAAAAAAAGAAAAAAAATAGAAACGAGATTAAAAAGTTTTAATAAATTAATTGATGAACATATAATTTCTTCTTCAACAGATTTAAAAGGATTTATCACAGATGTTTCAAGTGCTTTTTGTCGTATTAGTAAGTATTCAAGGGAAGAACTTATTGGTCAAAATCATAATATTGTAAGACATCCTGATATTTCTAGTGAAATTTATAAAGATTTGTGGAATACAATTAGTGCAAATAAGATTTGGAAGGGAGATATTAAAGATAGAGCAAAAGATGGAGTAGATTATTGGATACACATAACAATAAGCCCAAAATTTGATGAGTTTAATAACAAAATAGGCTACATTTCAATAAAACAAGATATAACTGATAAAAAAATTATTGAACAAATATCTATAACAGATGGTTTAACAAATATTTATAATCAACGTTATTTTAATGATTTTTCTACAAAATTTATAAATAGTGCAAAAAGAGAAAATCAATTTATCTCATTTTTGATTATGGATGTTGATTATTTTAAACAATACAATGATACATATGGTCATCAAATGGGGGATAATGCTTTAAAAAAAGTAGCAAATACCTTAACAGAATCTACTACAAGAGCAAATGATTATTGTTTTAGATTAGGTGGAGAAGAGTTTGGTATATTGTTTAAATGCCAAAATAAAGAAAAAGCTTTTGAATTTGCAAATAAAATTTTAAAAAATATACAAAATTTAAAAATAGAACATAAAAGTAGTAATGTAAGTGAACATATTACTGTATCTATGGGGTTAATTAGCGATTATGCAAGCAATATTATGGATATAGATGATATATATAAAAAAGCAGATAAATTGCTTTATATGGCAAAAGAATCAGGAAGAAATAAAGTAGTAAATGAATAG
- a CDS encoding YbhB/YbcL family Raf kinase inhibitor-like protein produces the protein MKKIALLIVFSASIIFAQNFTLSSTDLQGQLTNKQVFNGFGCTGENISPQLSWKDAPKGTKSFAVTVYDPDAPTGSGWWHWVVFDISKDKFTLPSGFGNSESKDAIQSITDYGKSGFGGACPPQGDKAHKYIFTVHALDVETLGLDKNANAALVGFYLNSHSLAKASLISYYGR, from the coding sequence ATGAAAAAAATAGCATTATTAATAGTTTTTAGTGCAAGTATTATTTTTGCACAAAATTTTACATTAAGTAGTACTGATTTACAAGGACAACTTACAAACAAACAAGTTTTCAATGGTTTTGGATGTACTGGTGAAAATATTTCACCACAACTTTCTTGGAAAGACGCTCCAAAGGGAACAAAATCTTTTGCAGTTACTGTTTATGATCCAGATGCACCAACTGGCTCAGGATGGTGGCATTGGGTTGTTTTTGATATTTCAAAAGATAAATTTACACTTCCAAGTGGTTTTGGAAATAGTGAATCAAAAGATGCTATTCAAAGTATAACTGATTATGGAAAAAGTGGATTTGGTGGTGCTTGTCCTCCCCAAGGAGATAAAGCTCATAAATATATTTTTACGGTTCATGCCCTTGATGTTGAAACTTTAGGATTAGATAAAAATGCAAATGCTGCATTAGTTGGATTTTATTTAAACTCTCACTCTTTGGCAAAAGCTTCTTTGATTTCATATTACGGAAGATAA
- a CDS encoding helix-turn-helix domain-containing protein, translating to MKFVLPDFLEKNHTLNKLENLSICKYIQYEEQHKNEVFISTNMLIFVIKGSKILHFKDERIVANSQDVLFLKSGNYVMSEILDNYYEAILFMYDDNLLLDFIKKYDLHFDEKRLFENNILKIEKTTKFEIFQSSVLSYLKTVTSNQEFIIKLKLEEAFLNILESNSKKSFEAFLSSIYTNNSFKTKIEKEFEVDKNVLLFAKEFNITDLAFRNKFKDNFGITPKKWQIIKKLEKAKLLLETTDYNVTEVCQQSGFDNISWFIQAFKKEYKITPKQIKNNKN from the coding sequence ATGAAATTTGTACTACCTGATTTTTTGGAAAAAAATCATACTTTAAATAAGTTAGAAAATCTTTCAATATGCAAATATATTCAATATGAAGAACAACATAAAAATGAAGTTTTTATCTCTACAAATATGCTTATATTTGTAATAAAAGGTTCTAAAATACTTCATTTTAAAGATGAAAGAATAGTCGCAAACTCACAAGATGTACTTTTTTTAAAAAGTGGAAATTATGTAATGAGTGAAATTTTAGATAACTATTATGAAGCAATATTATTTATGTATGATGATAATCTTCTTTTGGATTTTATAAAAAAATATGATTTACATTTTGATGAAAAAAGATTATTTGAGAATAATATTTTAAAAATTGAAAAAACAACAAAATTTGAAATTTTCCAATCTTCTGTTTTATCATATTTGAAAACTGTAACATCAAACCAAGAATTTATAATTAAACTTAAATTAGAAGAAGCCTTTTTAAATATATTGGAATCCAATTCAAAAAAGAGTTTTGAAGCATTTTTATCTTCAATTTATACAAATAATTCTTTTAAAACAAAAATAGAAAAAGAGTTTGAAGTCGATAAAAATGTGCTTTTATTTGCAAAAGAGTTTAATATTACTGATTTAGCTTTTAGAAATAAATTTAAAGATAATTTTGGAATAACTCCTAAAAAATGGCAAATTATTAAAAAACTTGAAAAAGCAAAATTATTACTTGAAACAACAGACTATAATGTTACTGAAGTATGTCAACAAAGTGGATTTGATAATATTTCTTGGTTTATTCAAGCTTTTAAAAAAGAGTATAAAATTACTCCAAAACAGATAAAAAACAACAAAAATTGA